In Streptomyces sp. V2I9, a genomic segment contains:
- a CDS encoding thioesterase II family protein gives MNQEHGRLALRSFRTPPTGGDGPAPPGRTVYCVPAAGTGARSFLLPFARSPLRTHLRVVQLPGREDRLGEPCLDDITRMGALLAETVLSEGTDDFALYGHSFGALVALETTRALERLRAPAPALLTVAACAAPHLPQAIRFDRLAPRQIARALRNLGGLDFDGPLGEDMAAAVLPALTADCRACTRYLDALGQVSVGCPVLAQGGTRDPGVPMQRITPWQDCTTSAFTAQTYPGGHFFPLESEHPLAAVLDWQPEHART, from the coding sequence GTGAACCAGGAGCACGGCCGCCTCGCCCTGCGGAGCTTCCGCACACCGCCCACCGGCGGGGACGGCCCGGCCCCGCCCGGCCGGACGGTCTACTGCGTACCGGCCGCCGGCACGGGCGCACGCAGCTTCCTGCTGCCCTTCGCCCGCTCACCCCTGCGCACCCACCTGCGCGTCGTCCAGCTGCCCGGCCGTGAGGACCGGCTCGGCGAACCCTGCCTCGACGACATCACCCGCATGGGCGCCCTCCTCGCCGAAACCGTCCTGAGCGAAGGAACCGACGACTTCGCCCTGTACGGGCACAGCTTCGGCGCCCTGGTGGCCCTGGAGACGACCCGCGCCCTGGAACGCCTGCGGGCACCGGCCCCGGCACTCCTGACCGTCGCCGCCTGCGCCGCACCGCACCTCCCGCAGGCCATCCGCTTCGACCGGCTCGCACCCCGCCAGATCGCCCGGGCGCTGCGCAACCTCGGCGGACTCGACTTCGACGGGCCGCTCGGCGAGGACATGGCCGCCGCCGTGCTGCCCGCACTCACCGCGGACTGCCGCGCCTGCACCCGCTACCTCGACGCCCTGGGCCAGGTATCGGTCGGCTGCCCGGTCCTGGCCCAGGGCGGCACCCGCGATCCGGGGGTGCCGATGCAACGGATCACGCCCTGGCAGGACTGCACCACCTCAGCCTTCACCGCGCAGACCTACCCCGGCGGACACTTCTTCCCCCTGGAATCCGAACACCCCCTGGCCGCGGTCCTCGACTGGCAGCCCGAGCACGCCCGGACCTGA
- a CDS encoding amidinotransferase: protein MSESAAWGESPVSAFNEWDPLEEVIVGSVDGAHFPPWHIAVGAPLSPEQRKVFQDNAGKPFPADRVAAARDELDQLEDILAGEGVKVRRPEPRDHSVPYGGQGWSSTGLYDAMPRDLLLVVGNDIIEAPMSWRSRQHASSAFRPLLKEYFQQGARWSSPPKPELSDELYVEGWTDQPDGEPFRSVITEFEPTFDAADFVRCGRDIFAQRSHVTNAMGIEWLRRHLGDTYRVHELTLADDHPMHIDASLMPLAPGKLLIHPDRVPEVPEIFKDWEVRTAPPPAIPDGHPLYMTSKWINMNVLMIDEERMVVEAQDEPMRRLAEDWGMTAIPCPFRNFNSFGGSFHCATVDVRRRGELKSYF from the coding sequence ATGAGTGAGTCAGCTGCCTGGGGCGAGAGCCCCGTCAGCGCCTTCAACGAGTGGGACCCGCTGGAGGAGGTCATCGTCGGCAGCGTGGACGGCGCCCACTTCCCCCCGTGGCACATCGCCGTGGGCGCGCCGCTCTCACCCGAGCAGCGCAAGGTCTTCCAGGACAACGCGGGCAAGCCGTTCCCCGCCGACCGCGTCGCCGCCGCCCGCGACGAACTCGACCAGCTGGAGGACATCCTCGCCGGCGAGGGCGTCAAGGTACGCCGCCCCGAACCGCGCGACCACAGCGTGCCCTACGGGGGACAGGGCTGGTCCAGCACCGGCCTCTACGACGCGATGCCCCGCGACCTGCTGCTGGTCGTCGGCAACGACATCATCGAAGCGCCGATGTCCTGGCGTTCACGCCAGCACGCCTCCTCCGCGTTCCGGCCCCTGCTCAAGGAATACTTCCAGCAGGGCGCCCGCTGGAGCTCCCCGCCCAAGCCCGAACTCTCCGACGAGCTCTACGTCGAGGGCTGGACCGACCAGCCCGACGGCGAGCCGTTCCGGTCGGTGATCACCGAGTTCGAGCCCACCTTCGACGCGGCCGACTTCGTGCGGTGCGGACGCGACATCTTCGCCCAGCGCAGCCACGTCACCAACGCCATGGGCATCGAGTGGCTGCGCCGCCACCTGGGGGACACCTACCGGGTGCACGAACTGACGCTGGCCGACGACCACCCCATGCACATCGACGCCTCCCTGATGCCGCTGGCACCGGGCAAGCTGCTGATCCACCCCGACCGGGTGCCGGAGGTGCCGGAGATCTTCAAGGACTGGGAAGTGCGCACCGCCCCGCCGCCGGCGATCCCCGACGGGCACCCGCTGTACATGACCAGCAAGTGGATCAACATGAACGTCCTCATGATCGACGAGGAGCGCATGGTGGTCGAGGCCCAGGACGAGCCGATGCGCCGCCTCGCCGAGGACTGGGGCATGACGGCCATCCCCTGCCCCTTCCGGAACTTCAACAGCTTCGGCGGCTCCTTCCACTGCGCGACCGTGGACGTGCGCCGCCGCGGCGAGCTCAAGTCGTACTTCTGA
- a CDS encoding fatty acid desaturase, with protein sequence MEARQPRVFRHSPVDAVLVLISVTQFAVTIALAAIDPTGLWPMLGSFLLLTFMMTYSVIIVSHLFSHRPWFVSSALNAVASVICSANIAQSVQAYRLTHVRNHHRYNNDRKGADGTTRDITSTFRYSKDDGHAPLGRYLLFSLGGSVREFLDTVLALRRGCAVGKDETLLQELATRNPERRKAELRQVQADRLAVLALIALYAVLSWQWLLWCYLPAIAVAFTLVNVQNYYRHYGAHPESRYANSISHYGRVYNWLTFNDGYHQEHHLRPASHWSELPKVCDEHSASFREDGHVVSPVPAVVGFLDVRREPLPPAARAASPGERPA encoded by the coding sequence ATGGAAGCCCGGCAGCCCCGCGTGTTCCGGCACAGCCCCGTCGACGCTGTTCTGGTACTGATCAGCGTCACCCAGTTCGCGGTGACGATCGCACTCGCCGCCATCGACCCGACCGGGCTGTGGCCGATGCTGGGCTCGTTCCTGCTGCTGACGTTCATGATGACCTACAGCGTCATCATCGTCTCGCACCTGTTCTCCCACCGGCCCTGGTTCGTCTCCTCCGCCCTCAACGCGGTCGCGTCGGTCATCTGCTCGGCGAACATCGCCCAGTCCGTGCAGGCCTACCGGCTCACCCACGTACGCAACCACCACCGCTACAACAACGACCGCAAGGGCGCGGACGGCACCACACGCGACATCACCTCCACCTTCCGCTACAGCAAGGACGACGGACACGCCCCGCTGGGCCGCTACCTGCTCTTCAGCCTCGGCGGCTCGGTCCGCGAATTCCTGGACACCGTGCTCGCCCTGCGCCGGGGCTGCGCCGTCGGCAAGGACGAGACGCTGCTCCAGGAACTGGCCACCCGCAACCCCGAACGGCGCAAGGCGGAACTCCGCCAGGTCCAGGCCGACCGCCTCGCCGTCCTCGCGCTGATCGCGCTCTACGCGGTGCTGTCCTGGCAGTGGCTGCTGTGGTGCTACCTGCCCGCGATCGCCGTGGCCTTCACCCTGGTCAACGTGCAGAACTACTACCGGCACTACGGCGCCCACCCCGAAAGCCGGTACGCGAACTCGATCAGCCACTACGGCCGCGTCTACAACTGGCTGACCTTCAACGACGGTTACCACCAGGAGCACCACCTGCGCCCGGCCTCCCACTGGAGCGAACTGCCCAAGGTCTGCGACGAGCACAGCGCCTCGTTCCGCGAGGACGGGCACGTCGTCTCGCCGGTCCCGGCGGTGGTCGGCTTCCTCGACGTCCGCCGTGAACCCCTGCCCCCCGCCGCCAGGGCGGCATCGCCCGGCGAGCGACCCGCCTGA
- a CDS encoding LnmK family bifunctional acyltransferase/decarboxylase, producing MSVSSGMSPVVRVDGSSLTRRVTVSPGMCSSGSQIFGRIGDWTWEAVSAACDMNVHGARTADGRPAYLSFYYYRVRGGKAVHPHGLSFGDELTVCSRVFQIGSQSALTLHRLAPAGLGLPDGPLDPAEVYEEPHPDCMYAENFNRWIARATPGSNQGLSEVIPPDFAYADLPRLPNAYSPRTPVGRARAAGSFYAQAPEGFVEAGPSHTAEYTLDVIRDLNGAGLVYFASYFSIFDTVLLNLWRSLGRSDQQFLRRKVVDQRVGYFANADADAVFTITVNRWRSVAAPGVEIADMAMREAGTDRLLAVTAIELDASPV from the coding sequence ATGAGCGTCAGCAGCGGGATGAGCCCGGTGGTGCGGGTGGACGGCAGTTCCCTCACCCGCCGGGTGACGGTGTCGCCGGGGATGTGCAGCAGCGGGTCGCAGATCTTCGGCCGTATCGGTGACTGGACCTGGGAGGCGGTGTCCGCGGCGTGCGACATGAACGTGCACGGGGCGCGGACCGCCGACGGCCGCCCGGCCTACCTGTCCTTCTACTACTACCGGGTCCGGGGCGGGAAGGCGGTCCATCCGCACGGGCTGTCCTTCGGGGACGAGCTCACCGTCTGCTCGCGGGTGTTCCAGATCGGCAGCCAGTCCGCTCTCACGCTGCACCGGCTCGCGCCCGCCGGACTCGGACTGCCGGACGGGCCGCTGGACCCCGCGGAGGTGTACGAGGAGCCCCACCCGGACTGCATGTACGCGGAGAACTTCAACCGCTGGATCGCCCGTGCCACCCCCGGCAGCAATCAGGGGCTGTCCGAGGTGATCCCCCCGGACTTCGCCTACGCCGATCTGCCGCGCCTGCCCAACGCCTATTCGCCCCGTACGCCGGTGGGGCGTGCGCGGGCCGCCGGCAGTTTCTACGCGCAGGCGCCCGAGGGGTTCGTCGAGGCGGGTCCCTCGCACACCGCCGAGTACACCCTGGATGTGATCCGGGACCTCAACGGGGCGGGGCTGGTGTATTTCGCCTCGTACTTCTCCATCTTCGACACGGTGCTGCTGAACCTGTGGCGTTCGCTGGGCCGCAGCGACCAGCAGTTCCTGCGCCGCAAGGTGGTCGACCAGCGTGTCGGTTACTTCGCCAACGCGGATGCCGACGCGGTGTTCACGATCACGGTGAACCGGTGGCGCAGTGTGGCGGCCCCCGGTGTGGAGATCGCCGACATGGCGATGCGCGAGGCGGGCACGGACCGGCTCCTGGCTGTCACGGCGATCGAGCTGGACGCCTCCCCTGTCTGA